A genomic stretch from Alteribacter keqinensis includes:
- a CDS encoding DsbA family oxidoreductase codes for MNVDVWSDIVCPFCYIGKRRFEQALDRFEHKQDVTLAFKSFQLDPNAEKNSGKTMHDILSAKYQMSLEQARQTTNNVAAQAKEVGLDYDFDAMVPTNTADAHRLSHYAKQEGKVDALMEKIMHAFFTEGKNIGDHETLESLAEDAGLDKQEASRILKGDAYAGEVRSDQEEGAKLGVQGVPFFVFNGKYAVSGAQHADAFLEVMEKVWKEEQEQKPLTVLNQKNNTNCDDGSCNI; via the coding sequence ATGAACGTTGATGTATGGTCGGACATTGTCTGCCCGTTCTGCTATATCGGCAAGCGTCGGTTTGAGCAGGCTCTTGACCGCTTTGAACATAAACAAGACGTTACTCTGGCATTCAAGAGCTTCCAGCTCGATCCGAATGCCGAGAAAAATTCAGGTAAAACAATGCACGACATTTTATCAGCAAAATACCAGATGAGTCTTGAACAAGCACGTCAGACAACGAATAACGTAGCTGCTCAGGCAAAAGAGGTGGGTCTGGACTACGACTTCGACGCTATGGTTCCGACCAACACCGCAGATGCCCACCGCCTCAGCCACTATGCGAAACAGGAAGGGAAAGTGGACGCCCTGATGGAGAAGATTATGCACGCCTTTTTCACTGAGGGAAAGAACATCGGCGATCACGAAACCCTTGAGAGTCTGGCTGAAGACGCAGGTCTGGATAAACAAGAAGCGTCCCGCATACTCAAAGGAGATGCGTATGCCGGCGAGGTGCGCTCTGACCAGGAAGAAGGGGCGAAACTTGGTGTACAGGGAGTCCCGTTCTTTGTTTTTAACGGGAAGTACGCCGTATCCGGTGCGCAGCATGCAGATGCTTTTCTTGAAGTCATGGAGAAGGTGTGGAAAGAAGAGCAGGAACAAAAGCCTCTTACGGTGCTGAATCAGAAAAATAATACCAACTGTGATGACGGTTCCTGCAATATATGA
- a CDS encoding metallophosphoesterase: protein MNGKAILNFGIFLLIYNVLTFYIGWNGWIWLNTAFGFEHVWLYTAATALLAYAYLIGRVNLTFFKVVGAYWVGLFQYGLLLFPFANLVVIALLIGGVDEDAAVLYTGLVTLTALAGIFLTGTFNAYSPVKQTYSVSLPKRTGSLTSLKVGMASDMHFGTLSGKTHLRRLINELNKMEADVIVLPGDIIDDSPDVFQKKNMGPLMKELKATYGVYGILGNHEYYGRKVNEILNELGRSGVTMLTDEVTEVAGSFYLIGRRDRTEKNRKPVEELIGGLDLSKPVILLDHQPFELERAEKAGADLMLSGHTHRGQMYPNNWITRRMYEVDWGYLKKDTLHTIVSSGFGFWGPPLRLGSRSEVVEIVVTFKD from the coding sequence ATGAATGGAAAAGCCATTTTGAATTTTGGAATCTTCTTACTTATCTATAATGTACTTACATTTTATATTGGCTGGAACGGCTGGATATGGCTGAACACAGCATTCGGCTTTGAACACGTATGGCTTTACACAGCTGCAACAGCTCTGCTCGCCTATGCGTACCTCATCGGCCGGGTGAACCTTACGTTTTTTAAAGTGGTGGGGGCTTACTGGGTTGGATTGTTTCAGTACGGACTGCTTTTATTTCCTTTTGCGAATCTTGTTGTCATCGCCCTTCTTATTGGAGGGGTGGACGAGGATGCAGCTGTTTTATATACAGGGCTGGTTACCTTGACCGCCTTAGCTGGCATCTTTCTGACAGGGACATTTAATGCCTACAGCCCTGTAAAACAGACGTATTCCGTCTCTTTACCGAAACGTACCGGCTCTCTTACATCACTGAAGGTTGGTATGGCTTCAGATATGCATTTTGGCACCCTGTCAGGTAAGACCCATTTACGCAGGCTTATAAATGAACTCAACAAGATGGAGGCAGATGTGATTGTCCTGCCTGGAGACATTATTGATGACTCCCCGGATGTGTTTCAGAAAAAGAACATGGGACCTTTGATGAAAGAGCTGAAAGCCACCTATGGTGTTTACGGGATTCTTGGCAATCATGAGTATTACGGGCGTAAAGTTAATGAGATTTTAAATGAACTCGGCCGGTCTGGTGTGACGATGCTGACCGATGAAGTTACTGAGGTTGCCGGCAGTTTTTACCTTATTGGCCGGCGGGATAGGACGGAAAAAAACCGGAAGCCTGTAGAAGAGCTGATCGGGGGATTGGATTTGTCCAAGCCGGTGATTCTTCTGGATCATCAGCCGTTTGAGCTGGAACGTGCTGAAAAAGCCGGAGCAGACCTCATGCTTTCCGGCCACACCCACCGGGGACAGATGTATCCGAACAACTGGATCACCCGCCGGATGTACGAGGTGGACTGGGGTTATCTGAAAAAAGATACACTTCACACGATTGTCTCAAGCGGGTTCGGCTTCTGGGGACCCCCTCTCCGCCTTGGAAGCCGCTCAGAGGTTGTGGAGATTGTAGTCACGTTTAAGGATTAA
- a CDS encoding phosphatase PAP2 family protein, which produces MGDIRIGNQKRLLISITLLIPFILLFSGPVRSGTAEYFRGLDYLIISMVQSLHNETFTTVVLAVTFLGGIPALTGVVALGAVVFLYYKRWITALFYAGAVALGGGLNALLKWLFQRDRPDFNPLVIEQGFSFPSGHAMGATITYGLLAYFVVIHLQEKGAKATVISVAVTLILLIGLSRIYLGVHYFTDIIAGFLAGALWIMISVFVWKRITKGSTAGV; this is translated from the coding sequence ATGGGCGATATCCGTATCGGAAACCAGAAACGATTACTTATTTCCATTACCCTTCTTATACCCTTTATCCTGCTGTTTAGCGGCCCTGTCAGGTCTGGAACAGCAGAATATTTCAGAGGGCTCGATTATTTAATTATAAGTATGGTGCAGAGTCTTCACAATGAAACGTTCACGACAGTCGTTTTAGCTGTTACCTTTTTAGGCGGTATTCCTGCATTAACGGGCGTTGTTGCATTGGGGGCTGTTGTATTTTTGTATTACAAGCGTTGGATAACGGCTCTTTTTTATGCGGGGGCAGTCGCTCTTGGCGGAGGATTAAATGCTTTATTAAAATGGTTGTTTCAAAGAGACAGACCGGATTTTAATCCTCTTGTCATTGAACAGGGGTTCAGCTTTCCCAGTGGGCATGCGATGGGAGCAACCATTACATATGGACTCCTTGCTTACTTTGTCGTCATTCATTTACAGGAGAAAGGAGCAAAAGCAACGGTCATTTCTGTTGCAGTGACGTTAATCCTTCTTATCGGACTTTCACGAATATATTTAGGTGTTCATTACTTTACAGACATTATTGCCGGTTTTTTAGCCGGCGCTCTTTGGATTATGATCTCGGTCTTTGTTTGGAAACGAATAACGAAAGGAAGTACGGCAGGTGTATGA
- a CDS encoding thiamine pyrophosphate-binding protein: MKAVRGVLDYLKSGGVEYIFGIPAGSVNAFFNELYDMPELIPVVTKHEGAAGYMACAYAKYKQELGVCISCSGPGATNMVTGAANAMREHLPVLFLTGAVPVRTMGLNASQELDAHPVFEPVTKYSVTVTRAEDLLTEVAKATDIALSGVPGPVHVAMPIDVQLGDIEEMKLPEFPAGRMPVVPQAETIAQVAKELSMREKGIVFAGQGIRHVSEQVIQVAELLGWPIVTSPQAKGFIRSDHPLAAGVFGFAGHENVSSLIHRSGEEEGLLVLGSSLGETATNNWNPNLTEGRFTIQMDFDETVFNRKYNVNIPVLGDLDLSLLFLINELKALGLERKETACVNNEFNLYGTDEYTTRNVMLALQEKVPSTTRYTIDIGEFMAYVIHDMGVKEPATFDINVHFGAMGSGIGSAIGSALAEPDRPVVNITGDGCFFMHGMEVLTAKEYKLPILFVVMNNARLGMVYHGHTLQYKRSHKAFEQIPVDISAMAKAMGVPGIRIRTMEELVNADLQKLMTGNGPSIVEIDLVDNAVPPMGDRVKFLSSFGK; the protein is encoded by the coding sequence ATGAAAGCTGTAAGGGGTGTACTGGATTATTTGAAATCCGGCGGAGTGGAATATATATTTGGAATTCCCGCAGGTTCTGTAAATGCTTTCTTTAATGAACTGTATGATATGCCGGAGCTCATTCCTGTTGTGACAAAGCATGAAGGGGCAGCGGGGTACATGGCTTGCGCTTATGCCAAATATAAACAGGAGCTTGGCGTGTGCATCAGCTGCAGCGGTCCGGGTGCCACGAACATGGTAACCGGAGCAGCCAATGCCATGCGCGAACATCTGCCCGTGCTGTTTTTAACAGGAGCTGTACCTGTAAGGACGATGGGGTTAAATGCTTCTCAAGAGCTCGATGCGCATCCTGTGTTTGAACCTGTGACCAAATACAGTGTGACAGTGACAAGGGCGGAAGACTTACTTACAGAAGTAGCAAAAGCAACAGACATCGCCCTCTCGGGAGTCCCGGGTCCCGTTCATGTGGCGATGCCCATTGACGTGCAGCTGGGTGATATTGAGGAGATGAAGCTTCCTGAATTCCCAGCCGGACGAATGCCGGTCGTCCCTCAGGCAGAAACGATTGCTCAAGTGGCAAAAGAGCTGAGTATGCGTGAAAAAGGTATTGTTTTTGCGGGACAGGGAATTCGTCATGTGAGCGAACAAGTCATACAAGTGGCCGAGCTTCTCGGCTGGCCGATCGTCACTTCCCCTCAGGCAAAAGGGTTTATTCGAAGCGATCATCCTTTAGCAGCTGGTGTTTTTGGCTTTGCCGGTCACGAAAACGTGTCTTCCTTGATTCATAGGAGTGGTGAAGAAGAGGGATTGCTCGTGCTTGGTTCAAGTTTGGGTGAAACAGCAACGAATAATTGGAACCCAAACTTAACGGAAGGACGATTTACAATCCAGATGGACTTTGACGAAACGGTGTTTAACCGAAAATACAATGTAAATATTCCGGTCCTCGGGGATCTTGACCTGAGTCTGTTGTTTTTAATTAATGAATTGAAGGCATTGGGCCTGGAAAGAAAAGAGACCGCTTGTGTAAACAATGAGTTTAATCTTTATGGAACAGATGAATATACGACACGTAATGTCATGCTTGCTTTGCAGGAGAAGGTACCTTCGACCACCCGCTACACCATCGATATTGGGGAGTTCATGGCCTATGTGATCCACGATATGGGTGTGAAAGAACCAGCGACATTTGATATCAACGTCCATTTTGGAGCGATGGGAAGCGGAATCGGCTCGGCGATCGGATCCGCTCTTGCTGAACCGGACCGCCCTGTGGTGAACATTACCGGGGATGGCTGTTTCTTCATGCACGGCATGGAAGTACTGACTGCGAAGGAATACAAGCTTCCTATTTTGTTTGTGGTCATGAACAACGCACGCCTTGGGATGGTCTATCACGGTCATACTTTACAATACAAACGTTCTCACAAGGCCTTTGAACAAATCCCCGTTGATATTTCTGCTATGGCAAAGGCGATGGGTGTACCAGGCATCAGAATAAGGACGATGGAAGAGTTAGTGAACGCTGATCTCCAAAAGCTGATGACCGGTAACGGTCCATCAATAGTGGAGATCGATCTGGTTGACAACGCGGTCCCCCCGATGGGCGACAGGGTGAAGTTTCTTTCGTCGTTCGGTAAATAA
- a CDS encoding bifunctional diguanylate cyclase/phosphodiesterase, protein MKLELREVLQQVTTAISEEIVQCDSVGIYLPQEDGSFRGFVGKPETIAGMTLDQHVIETEHDLLAKEVIETQRAIYIPDTSQDTRPDQRAVHAFKIKSLLVLPISYEGKLFGLVFLFDYGIPMNLTENEIQTVEAYVNMAAVAIQNAENLSRKEELIKQKQLLLDVTSELSMCSEMQEALDICFHYLALVLNNTNIGLHMLDPMAEKKIKPQSLSKDSDWTEEAWKKTHKKANIDIYKDKALGEVIRTKKALLIPDVMADPRPNHDVCRQFGIKGMFVLPVVTTGKVLGLIPVVNLKEAGYTYTETQQKLAQSVVDITAGTLSNLLFMERQELIIQERTAEISRKNEELNNAVEELQHLSREKELILNSAGEGIFGLDRNGNITFCNPASTDMLGYESAEELVGRPYTVIFKRKGSTADERGKLNSERHDHDSVETFFRKDNSSFPVEYVISSIIKEGDIIGDVVTFKDITRRKELEEEIKYHAYYDSLTDLPNRLLLHDRLTQSITYSKLHEEQLAVLFLDLDRFKVVNDTYGHSFGDALLKEVAERLCSSVPSGATVSRQGGDEFTVVIQNVQSKGELVSVVDRMNLAFSKPIIIEGHEVNVKKSIGISLYPEHGETTEELIKNADAAMYKAKELSGNNYHFYQEKNDTPAVQQMELENALYKALDQEELEVYYQPQVNYKTGEVIGAEALLRWHHSEKGLISPADFIPIAEETGLIVPIGEWVIKTACRQLKSWQLQGSRQMGVSVNLTVREFEQADLFSKVKDIIEETGLDPSCLKLEITENQIIKHTESTLNRLELFKNYGIDVSIDDFGTGYSSLSYLRRFPIQTLKIDKTFVQDIKSSEDEAPIASTIITLAQNLNMDVIAEGVETKEQALFLSSRGCYLMQGFYFSRPLGALLFEEKYITNCEAVN, encoded by the coding sequence ATGAAACTTGAATTACGTGAGGTTCTCCAACAGGTAACTACGGCTATATCTGAAGAAATTGTCCAGTGTGATTCGGTAGGTATTTATTTGCCACAGGAAGATGGTTCTTTCAGAGGGTTTGTGGGCAAACCGGAGACGATAGCGGGCATGACCCTGGATCAGCACGTCATTGAAACCGAACATGATTTGCTGGCAAAAGAAGTGATAGAAACGCAAAGGGCAATTTATATTCCTGACACGTCACAGGATACACGCCCGGATCAGCGTGCGGTACATGCATTCAAAATTAAATCATTACTCGTTTTGCCGATCTCTTACGAAGGGAAATTGTTCGGCCTCGTCTTTTTGTTTGACTATGGAATCCCGATGAATTTAACAGAGAATGAAATCCAAACGGTAGAAGCCTATGTGAACATGGCTGCTGTAGCGATTCAAAATGCAGAAAACCTGTCCCGCAAGGAGGAACTGATAAAGCAAAAGCAGCTCCTTTTGGATGTGACCAGTGAGCTTTCCATGTGTTCGGAAATGCAGGAAGCGTTGGATATCTGTTTTCACTACCTTGCCCTCGTCCTGAATAATACAAATATCGGCCTTCATATGCTGGATCCAATGGCTGAGAAAAAGATCAAACCACAAAGCTTGAGCAAAGACAGTGACTGGACAGAAGAAGCTTGGAAGAAGACACATAAGAAGGCAAATATCGATATTTACAAAGACAAGGCACTTGGGGAAGTGATCCGAACGAAAAAAGCCCTCCTTATCCCGGATGTGATGGCGGACCCTCGTCCAAACCACGATGTATGCCGACAGTTTGGGATTAAAGGGATGTTTGTCCTCCCCGTCGTGACTACCGGTAAAGTCCTCGGTCTTATTCCAGTGGTGAATCTAAAAGAAGCGGGTTACACCTATACAGAGACCCAGCAGAAGCTGGCACAATCGGTTGTTGATATCACGGCCGGTACATTATCCAATTTGCTGTTCATGGAAAGACAAGAACTGATTATTCAGGAAAGAACGGCGGAAATAAGCAGAAAGAACGAAGAGCTGAACAATGCTGTAGAAGAATTGCAGCATTTAAGCCGGGAAAAAGAACTGATTTTAAACTCTGCCGGAGAAGGAATCTTCGGACTTGACCGCAATGGCAATATTACGTTTTGCAACCCGGCGAGTACAGACATGCTTGGCTATGAATCAGCAGAGGAACTCGTCGGCAGACCATATACAGTTATATTCAAGAGAAAAGGAAGCACTGCAGATGAAAGGGGAAAACTCAATTCTGAACGGCATGACCACGATTCAGTAGAAACGTTTTTTCGGAAGGACAACAGCTCTTTTCCGGTAGAATACGTCATCTCTTCTATAATAAAGGAAGGGGACATTATCGGTGATGTCGTTACGTTCAAAGACATTACAAGAAGAAAAGAGCTTGAAGAAGAAATTAAATATCATGCTTATTATGACAGTTTGACAGATTTGCCTAATCGGCTGCTGCTTCACGACAGGCTTACCCAGAGTATTACGTACTCCAAGCTTCACGAGGAACAACTGGCTGTCCTTTTTCTCGATCTCGACCGTTTTAAGGTGGTCAATGATACGTACGGACATAGTTTTGGAGATGCCCTGTTAAAGGAAGTGGCTGAACGGCTCTGCAGTTCAGTACCTTCAGGAGCCACCGTTTCAAGACAGGGGGGAGATGAGTTTACGGTCGTGATTCAAAATGTCCAGTCAAAAGGAGAACTTGTAAGTGTTGTTGACCGAATGAATCTCGCTTTCTCAAAGCCGATTATTATTGAAGGCCATGAAGTGAATGTAAAAAAGAGCATTGGAATCAGTTTATATCCCGAACATGGAGAAACAACAGAAGAGCTCATTAAAAATGCTGATGCAGCCATGTACAAGGCAAAAGAATTATCCGGAAACAACTATCATTTTTATCAGGAAAAAAACGATACACCGGCTGTACAGCAAATGGAGCTCGAAAACGCCCTCTATAAGGCACTGGATCAGGAAGAACTTGAAGTTTATTATCAGCCCCAGGTGAATTATAAAACAGGAGAAGTGATTGGTGCTGAAGCGCTTCTTCGCTGGCATCATTCCGAAAAGGGGCTTATTTCCCCGGCTGACTTTATTCCCATCGCTGAAGAAACAGGACTCATCGTACCCATCGGTGAATGGGTAATAAAAACGGCGTGCAGACAGTTGAAATCCTGGCAGCTGCAAGGAAGCAGGCAGATGGGCGTCTCAGTAAACCTGACCGTGCGTGAGTTTGAACAGGCGGACTTGTTCTCTAAAGTGAAAGACATTATTGAAGAAACCGGACTCGATCCATCATGCCTGAAACTTGAAATTACAGAAAATCAAATTATTAAACATACAGAATCCACCTTAAATAGGCTGGAACTGTTTAAAAACTACGGAATCGATGTTTCCATTGATGATTTTGGCACGGGCTACTCCTCTTTATCCTACTTAAGAAGGTTTCCAATTCAGACGTTAAAAATCGATAAAACCTTTGTCCAGGATATTAAAAGCAGTGAAGACGAAGCTCCGATCGCAAGTACGATCATTACTCTGGCACAGAATTTAAACATGGATGTCATTGCAGAAGGGGTGGAAACAAAGGAACAAGCTTTATTTTTAAGTTCGAGAGGCTGTTACCTCATGCAGGGTTTCTACTTCAGCCGCCCTCTTGGGGCTCTGTTATTTGAGGAAAAATACATTACCAATTGTGAAGCAGTCAACTAG
- a CDS encoding flavoprotein gives MEESLKSSIERFVSAWQQSSLEELSHFISSEYQGREMMGGKLVDFEYRECLEGWRQGFQFVRENDAIWDVRVLHSVQIR, from the coding sequence ATGGAAGAATCTTTAAAAAGCAGTATTGAAAGGTTTGTCAGTGCGTGGCAGCAATCATCTTTAGAAGAGTTGTCTCATTTTATCTCCTCTGAATATCAGGGCAGAGAAATGATGGGCGGGAAGTTGGTTGACTTTGAATATAGAGAATGTTTGGAAGGTTGGCGGCAGGGATTTCAATTTGTTAGGGAAAATGATGCCATATGGGATGTTCGTGTGCTTCACTCCGTTCAGATTCGCTAG
- a CDS encoding dicarboxylate/amino acid:cation symporter produces MKLTRNIIIALILGLFTGIGFNLFAPELFQYADNYAFTPLGTLFINSITMLVVPLVLFSIILGTASVSDPKKLGRIGGKTVGFYLITTALALGIGLSMAFLIQPGAGGGFETETADYEAEEAPPIMDTLLNIIPENPVQAMADGEMLQIIAFAVLIGFALARLGDKTAGVLKLIEQGNEIMMFLVKIVMYLAPVGAFALIASAIGELGMSALQAMLLYMAAVILALLLHAVITYGSVIAFIAKRSPIEFVRKFFPAMIVAFSTSSSSAVLPVSMRVAQDDLRVSKPVSSFVQPLGSTINMDGTAIMQAVATVFIAQVYAQSLSFGDLLTVILTATLASIGTAGVPGVGMIMLAMVLTSVGLPVEGIALVLGVDRILDMLRTAVNITGDATCAVMVSESEEKREDDGEGAKAS; encoded by the coding sequence ATGAAGTTAACCAGGAATATCATCATAGCTTTAATTCTGGGATTATTCACTGGAATAGGGTTTAATTTATTCGCTCCTGAATTGTTTCAATATGCAGATAATTATGCCTTTACACCACTAGGTACACTGTTTATTAATTCGATTACAATGCTTGTTGTGCCACTCGTACTCTTTTCAATTATTTTAGGTACAGCGAGTGTGAGCGATCCGAAAAAACTCGGCCGGATCGGTGGTAAGACTGTCGGATTTTACTTAATAACGACTGCTCTCGCACTCGGTATTGGGCTGTCAATGGCTTTTCTTATTCAGCCGGGGGCCGGCGGCGGTTTCGAGACAGAAACAGCCGACTACGAGGCAGAAGAAGCGCCGCCTATTATGGACACGCTTCTTAATATCATTCCGGAAAATCCGGTCCAGGCAATGGCTGACGGAGAAATGCTTCAAATCATCGCCTTTGCCGTGCTCATAGGCTTTGCCCTTGCAAGACTCGGTGACAAAACAGCCGGTGTATTAAAGCTCATAGAACAAGGAAACGAGATCATGATGTTTCTCGTAAAAATCGTCATGTATCTTGCGCCGGTCGGTGCATTCGCCCTGATCGCCTCTGCGATTGGAGAACTGGGTATGTCCGCCCTTCAGGCGATGCTTTTGTATATGGCTGCTGTTATTCTGGCCCTTCTCCTTCATGCGGTGATCACCTACGGATCTGTTATAGCGTTTATTGCAAAGCGGAGCCCGATTGAGTTTGTACGAAAGTTCTTCCCTGCCATGATTGTGGCGTTCAGTACGTCAAGCAGCAGTGCTGTGCTTCCTGTTTCCATGCGTGTGGCACAGGATGATTTACGGGTTTCCAAACCTGTGAGCAGCTTTGTACAGCCACTTGGTTCAACAATTAACATGGATGGAACAGCGATTATGCAGGCAGTGGCAACAGTCTTTATTGCTCAAGTATACGCTCAAAGTCTTTCTTTTGGTGATTTGCTGACTGTTATCCTGACTGCTACCCTTGCAAGTATCGGTACGGCTGGTGTGCCTGGAGTCGGAATGATCATGCTTGCTATGGTCCTTACATCCGTTGGACTTCCTGTCGAAGGAATTGCCCTTGTTCTCGGTGTAGACCGTATTCTAGATATGCTACGTACAGCGGTTAACATTACCGGAGACGCTACATGTGCCGTCATGGTGTCAGAATCAGAGGAAAAACGTGAGGATGACGGAGAAGGAGCGAAAGCGTCATAG
- a CDS encoding glutamate synthase subunit beta — MGKPTGFLEYSRKTQHERDPKSRIKDWDDYTKPMPEEELKQQGARCMDCGVPTCHTGMELNGVTTGCPVYHLIPEWNDLVYQGQWKEALKKEHEMNNFPEFTGFACPAPCEGACVLGINEPPVAIRTVERSIIEKGFAEGWVVPEPPEKRTGKRIAVVGSGPAGLAAAAQLNKAGHSVTVYERHDRIGGLLTYGIPEMKLPYEVVERRVNILREEGIEFVTNTEIGKDITSDELEAEHDAVILCGGATVHRDVPAEGSDLKGIHYAMDFLHANTKSLLDSNLEDGNYISAKDRDVIVIGGGDTGTDCLATSVRHNCRSLTQFDIYDKKVDTRDAVGNPWPQYPIIHRIEYGQKEAEAVFGRDPRAYAVMTKKFVGDENGRVKEVHTVNVRLTKDEDGNRLREEIPGTEKVWKADLVLLAIGFSGPEQELLEQMEIETDDRTRVKAEYGKYKTNKDGVFAAGDMRRGQSLIVWAINEGREAARECDRYLMGSTQLP, encoded by the coding sequence ATGGGAAAGCCAACAGGATTTTTGGAATACAGCCGAAAAACCCAGCATGAGCGCGATCCAAAGTCGCGGATAAAAGACTGGGATGACTATACAAAACCGATGCCGGAAGAAGAACTGAAGCAACAGGGCGCACGTTGCATGGACTGCGGCGTGCCGACCTGTCACACAGGCATGGAACTGAATGGTGTAACGACAGGATGTCCTGTCTATCACCTTATTCCGGAATGGAACGACCTGGTGTATCAGGGACAGTGGAAAGAAGCACTGAAAAAAGAACACGAAATGAACAACTTCCCGGAGTTTACCGGATTTGCTTGTCCGGCTCCTTGTGAAGGGGCCTGTGTACTGGGAATTAATGAGCCTCCTGTAGCAATTCGTACCGTAGAGCGTTCCATTATTGAGAAAGGCTTTGCTGAAGGATGGGTCGTTCCTGAGCCCCCTGAAAAGCGCACAGGAAAACGGATAGCTGTAGTAGGATCCGGCCCGGCCGGTCTGGCCGCTGCCGCCCAGCTTAACAAAGCAGGCCACTCTGTTACGGTATATGAGCGGCATGACCGTATCGGCGGACTTCTCACGTACGGAATTCCTGAAATGAAGCTTCCTTACGAAGTTGTTGAACGCCGTGTGAATATTCTTCGTGAAGAGGGTATTGAGTTCGTGACCAATACTGAGATTGGCAAGGATATTACGTCCGATGAACTTGAAGCAGAACACGATGCTGTCATTCTCTGCGGAGGTGCCACGGTTCACCGTGACGTTCCTGCTGAAGGCAGTGACCTGAAAGGCATTCACTATGCAATGGATTTCCTCCATGCGAATACTAAAAGCCTTCTGGACTCAAACCTTGAGGACGGCAACTACATCAGCGCAAAAGACAGAGATGTGATTGTTATCGGGGGTGGAGATACAGGGACGGACTGTCTCGCCACATCGGTAAGGCACAACTGCAGAAGCTTGACTCAGTTTGATATTTACGATAAGAAAGTGGATACACGAGATGCGGTAGGGAACCCGTGGCCGCAGTACCCGATTATTCACCGTATTGAATACGGCCAGAAGGAAGCGGAAGCAGTGTTCGGCCGCGACCCTCGTGCCTACGCTGTCATGACGAAGAAGTTTGTCGGGGATGAGAACGGCCGCGTGAAGGAAGTTCATACTGTTAACGTCCGTTTGACAAAAGACGAAGACGGTAACCGTCTGCGTGAAGAAATTCCAGGGACAGAAAAAGTATGGAAAGCCGATCTTGTTCTTCTTGCTATTGGCTTTAGTGGTCCTGAGCAGGAACTTCTTGAGCAAATGGAGATTGAAACAGACGACCGTACCCGAGTGAAAGCGGAGTATGGCAAGTACAAAACGAACAAAGACGGGGTGTTTGCTGCGGGTGACATGCGCCGTGGTCAGAGTCTGATCGTCTGGGCGATCAACGAAGGCCGGGAAGCAGCCCGGGAATGTGACCGTTATTTAATGGGATCAACGCAACTGCCGTAG